Within the Serratia sp. UGAL515B_01 genome, the region CCTGCAGGTTGTGACCTTCACCACCGATGTAGGAAGTCACTTCGAAACCGTTGGTTAAACGCACACGGCATACTTTACGCAGTGCAGAGTTTGGTTTTTTCGGGGTGGTGGTATACACGCGGGTACATACACCACGTTTCTGCGGGCAAGCTTCCAGCGCTGGAACGTTGCTTTTAGCAGCCTTCACAGAGCGTGGTTTGCGAACCAGCTGATTAATCGTTGCCATTCAAAAAGCTCCTGGGTTTTGCTTCGTTTCTTGCTTCGTAAACACGTGATAAGTCCCCTCGTATGCACTACTGGCAAAGTACGAGGACGCAGAATTTTATGGCTGACCTGTAGAGGTGTCAAGAAATATACAACATTACTCGCATTACCATGCCATTTGGCTGCGGTGCTTTACGGT harbors:
- the rpsL gene encoding 30S ribosomal protein S12, which produces MATINQLVRKPRSVKAAKSNVPALEACPQKRGVCTRVYTTTPKKPNSALRKVCRVRLTNGFEVTSYIGGEGHNLQEHSVILIRGGRVKDLPGVRYHTVRGALDCSGVKDRKQARSKYGVKKPKA